In Macadamia integrifolia cultivar HAES 741 chromosome 12, SCU_Mint_v3, whole genome shotgun sequence, the following are encoded in one genomic region:
- the LOC122057320 gene encoding uncharacterized protein LOC122057320, with amino-acid sequence MGIFKSSFVFMIGTVCGVYIAQNYDVPNIKKVAKTGIFMAKHIEENYRKPKKKDDDD; translated from the coding sequence ATGGGAATATTCAAGAGCAGTTTTGTGTTTATGATTGGGACTGTGTGTGGAGTGTATATTGCTCAGAATTATGATGTTCCCAACATAAAGAAGGTTGCCAAGACAGGGATATTTATGGCTAAGCACATTGAAGAGAATTACAGGAAgccaaagaagaaagatgacGATGATTAA